A region of Oncorhynchus masou masou isolate Uvic2021 chromosome 29, UVic_Omas_1.1, whole genome shotgun sequence DNA encodes the following proteins:
- the LOC135521050 gene encoding src-like-adapter, producing MGNIWTSPVAMPGNGDDTNTSSDPFLRNNDTLRVLSDYTSADVSETLVVLSDYPSADVSVPLFKIGERLRLLAEEGYWWRVSSVQTGYENYIPNNHVAKVYHGWLFEGVARPKAEELLRLPGNRAGSFMIRESQKGVYTLSVRHRVVVHYRIIRLPNNWYYISPGLTFQCLEDLVNHYSDCADGLCCILTTPCQAVTNGNLNLASQAPPVVMHNNFDWKDVNSSELTDQPHRYPGNRDSMISFGLRNTVSSYMSLGDMRKERKSSSWRRNKRRSSVCVPPGNGHGLSTTALEEEEEGMYAQAILLNS from the exons ATGGGGAACATCTGGACCAGCCCAGTCGCTATGCCAGGGAATGGAGATGACACCAACACCAGCTCTGATCCCTTTCTGAGAA ACAACGATACCCTGAGAGTCCTGTCTGACTACACCTCTGCAGATGTCAGTGAAACCCTGGTAGTCTTGTCTGACTACCCCTCTGCAGATGTCAGTGTGCCTCTCTTcaagataggagagagactgagactccTGGCAGA GGAGGGTTACTGGTGGAGGGTTTCTTCTGTCCAAACAGGATATGAGAACTACATCCCCAACAACCATGTGGCCAAGGTCTATCACGG CTGGTTGTTTGAAGGGGTGGCCCGACCCAAAGCAGAGGAACTGCTTCGTCTGCCCGGAAACAGAGCCGGCTCCTTCATGATAAGAGAAAGTCAAAAAG GAGTGTATACCCTGTCTGTACGGCACAGGGTTGTGGTACACTATCGTATTATTCGCCTTCCCAACAACTGGTACTACATCTCTCCTGGTCTAACCTTCCAGTGTCTCGAGGACCTCGTCAACCACTACTCTG ATTGTGCAGACGGCCTGTGCTGTATTCTCACCACCCCCTGTCAGGCTGTAACCAATGGCAACCTCAACCTGGCCTCCCAGGCACCCCCTGTGGTGATGCACAACAACTTCGACTGGAAAGACGTCAACAG CTCGGAGCTGACAGACCAGCCTCATCGTTACCCCGGCAACAGAGACTCTATGATCAGCTTTGGCTTGCGGAACACAGTCTCCTCCTACATGTCTCTGGGGGacatgaggaaggagaggaagagcagcagctggaggaggaataagaggaggagcagtgtgtgtgtacctcccgGTAACGGTCACGGACTCAGCACTACAGCactggaagaggaagaggaggggatgtACGCACAAGCCATCCTCCTGAACTCTTAA